One genomic segment of Fundulus heteroclitus isolate FHET01 chromosome 10, MU-UCD_Fhet_4.1, whole genome shotgun sequence includes these proteins:
- the wbp2 gene encoding WW domain-binding protein 2: MTLNQNHSESGGVIINNSESVLMSHDNVELVFCDADSLPEAFRKSKKGSVYLTPYRVIFVAKGRDALQSFMMPFYLIKGCEIKQPVLGANYIKGTVSAEPGGGWEGGATFKLVFAAGGAIEFGQAMLHVAAQASKGQPVTAAFGGCPFMANGGYAYPPPPANGMYPQGPPPSYSYPNPPPPGGFYPSPPAFDASASYVPPPPYSAPLGQQSPRDPDLPSSAAAEAKAAEAAATASCPPLPPSHVYLPQDKPPPYSPPEDKKNQ, encoded by the exons ATGACTTTGAACCAGAACCACTCAGAGTCTGGCGGAGTCATCATCAACAACAGTGAGAG TGTGTTGATGTCCCATGACAATGTGGAGCTTGTCTTCTGCGACGCGGACAGTCTGCCTGAAGCCTTCAGAAAGAGCAAGAAGGGCAGCGTCTACCTAACGCCGTACAGG GTAATCTTCGTGGCCAAAGGACGGGACGCCCTGCAGTCCTTCATGATGCCGTTCTACCTGATCAAGGGCTGCGAGATTAAACAACCCGTCCTGGGGGCCAATTACATCAAGGGTACTGTGAGCGCGGAGCCCGGCG GTGGCTGGGAAGGAGGCGCCACGTTCAAGCTCGTCTTCGCCGCCGGCGGGGCCATAGAGTTCGGCCAGGCCATGCTGCACGTGGCAGCTCAGG CTTCTAAAGGCCAACCTGTGACCGCTGCCTTCGGTGGCTGCCCTTTCATGGCTAACGGAGGCTACGcttatcctcctcctcctgctaaCGGAATGTACCCTCAAGGACCTCCACCCAGCTACTCCTACCCCAACCCTCCTCCTCCAG GAGGATTCTACCCAAGTCCTCCGGCCTTCGACGCCTCTGCCAGCTATGTTCCCCCGCCTCCGTATTCTGCTCCTCTGGGTCAGCAGTCGCCACGTGACCCAGACCTCCCCTCctcagcagcag CGGAGGccaaagcagcagaagcagcagcgaCCGCCAGCTGCCCCCCTCTGCCTCCTTCACACGTCTACCTGCCACAG gaCAAGCCTCCACCCTACTCCCCCCCAGAGGACAAGAAGAATCAGTAG
- the trim65 gene encoding tripartite motif-containing protein 65, with product MESQNSNLTCVICLERFRYPVTIPCGHTFCKDCITKHWDAKSKSNIAPHCPICNEEFPTRPVLKRNVSLSVLAEAANSTGPSCRDALARSGEGPRTMLLCDRHKKPLVYYCRQDKMPVCCECGITDCGSHDRVLLEAERENQELLLERKSKEVEKRLEDTQKSINDLVENISHAKVTLEQTSSWMRAKFSTLIKILTDKQEATELFVEEQKQQAITEAEMRLALLQTRSQILQESQSQIAALHDLSDTDLIRESTRVEVPRFNDIPTDVSPNLLDRLNGVTDVLSRVSKLVSEDLERAVCTAVVQDNDGSPQDKRPVLAVVPSPAAPCLPGGREGLSAYRCSLTFDPRTANEHLYLSQENRRAEHLTSGPRTVPPHEARFDHTWQVLCFQGFKSGQHYWELEVSKPWAYLGVTYEAIPRKEKGKRCMVGMNELSWSLQLDVHQLSAWHNGRQETLAGHSRHSRIGMLLDYEAGTLTYYGEGQTRLHAFHCVFTQELFPACWIGEGVSITLCST from the exons ATGGAGTCCCAGAATTCAAACCTCACCTGCGTGATATGCCTGGAGCGCTTCCGGTACCCCGTCACCATCCCCTGCGGCCACACCTTCTGCAAAGACTGCATCACCAAACACTGGGACGCCAAGAGCAAGTCCAACATCGCCCCCCACTGCCCTATCTGCAACGAGGAGTTCCCCACCAGGCCGGTGCTGAAGCGCAACGTGTCCCTGTCGGTGCTGGCGGAGGCGGCCAACAGCACCGGCCCGTCCTGCAGGGACGCCCTGGCGCGCTCCGGGGAAGGGCCGAGGACCATGCTGCTGTGCGATCGCCACAAGAAGCCCCTGGTTTACTACTGCAGGCAGGACAAAATGCCCGTGTGCTGCGAGTGCGGCATCACGGACTGCGGCAGTCACGACCGAGTCCTGTTGGAGGCAGAGAGGGAAAACCAAGAG ctgctgctggaaaGGAAGAGTAAGGAGGTGGAGAAACGCCTCGAGGATACGCAAAAGAGTATTAATGACTTGGTGGAGAACATCAGCCATGCTAAG GTGACTCTGGAGCAGACCTCTTCGTGGATGAGGGCCAAGTTCTCCACCCTGATAAAGATTCTTACTGACAAGCAGGAGGCCACGGAGCTCTTTGTCgaagagcagaagcagcaggcCATCACAGAGGCGGAGATGCGGCTGGCCCTCCTCCAGACGCGCTCCCAGATCCTCCAAGAGAGCCAAAGCCAGATAGCAGCTCTGCACGATCTGTCCGATACGGACCTGATCAGG GAATCGACACGGGTGGAAGTACCTCGTTTCAACGACATTCCCACGGACGTATCGCCAAACCTCCTGGACCGACTAAACGGCGTCACAGACGTTCTGAGCCGAGTGTCCAAGCTGGTTTCTGAGGACCTGGAGAGAGCTGTGTGCACGGCGGTGGTTCAGGACAACGACG GTTCTCCTCAGGACAAGAGGCCAGTGCTCGCTGTGGTTCCCAGTCCGGCTGCACCGTGCCTCCCTGGCGGCAGGGAAGGCCTCAGTGCCT ATCGGTGCtctctgacctttgaccctcGCACGGCCAACGAACACCTGTATCTGTCTCAGGAGAACCGGAGGGCGGAGCACCTGACCTCGGGGCCGCGCACAGTCCCGCCTCATGAGGCTCGCTTCGACCACACCTGGCAGGTGCTCTGCTTTCAGGGCTTCAAAAGCGGCCAGCACTACTGGGAGCTGGAGGTGTCCAAACCGTGGGCCTACCTTGGG GTAACCTATGAGGCCATCCCCAGGAAGGAGAAGGGGAAGAGGTGCATGGTGGGTATGAACGAGCTGTCGTGGAGCCTGCAGCTGGACGTGCACCAACTCTCCGCCTGGCACAACGGCCGGCAGGAGACGCTGGCCGGCCACTCCCGCCACAGCCGCATCGGCATGCTGCTGGACTACGAGGCGGGGACGCTCACCTACTACGGCGAGGGGCAGACCAGGCTGCACGCCTTCCACTGCGTCTTCACCCAGGAGCTGTTTCCCGCCTGCTGGATAGGGGAGGGCGTCAGCATCACCCTCTGCTCCACGTGA
- the mrpl38 gene encoding 39S ribosomal protein L38, mitochondrial: MALRSVCAAVLRTGTDLGVNNARTIVTTAVLGRRVPPLGPMPNEEIDVSNLESLEKYRSYNCYVRQAEEAKNERVWWKTYRSYLEQADHGAERVDIGLPYCRPSRTKEVKERRQAMRENKRNVELERASRLRTLKISLDRVQQTWEKTGRPSDVKKLADHYGVFRDLFPMAYFLPQVTLRVSYSQGADGQVHHGNQLTPAEAASAPRISYEAEEGSLWTLLLTSPDEHLQDNEAEYLHWLVGNIPGGDVRAGEELCHYLPPFPARGTGFHRYVYILFKQEKPISFQEDVRPAPCHSLVDRTFKTIDFYRKHQDDMTPAGLAFFQSQWDESVTSTFHDTLGMKEPVYEFIRPPVYHPPQVRFPHKKPLRYLDRYRDGKKHTYGIY, encoded by the exons ATGGCGCTGCGCTCAGTTTGCGCCGCTGTGCTGCGGACCGGGACAGATTTAGGGGTCAATAACGCGAGGACAATTGTTACAACAG CGGTCCTGGGCAGGCGGGTGCCTCCGCTGGGCCCGATGCCCAACGAGGAGATCGACGTGTCGAACCTGGAGTCTCTGGAGAAGTACCGCAGCTACAACTGCTACGTCAGACAGGCCGAGGAGGCCAAGAACGAGCGCGTGTGGTGGAAGACCTACAGGAGCTACCTGGAGCAAGCCGATCACG GAGCCGAGCGGGTGGACATCGGGCTGCCGTACTGTCGCCCCAGCAGGACCAAAGAGGTGAAGGAGAGGAGGCAAGCGATGCGGGAAAACAAGAGGAACGTTGAGTTGGAGAGGGCCTCCCGTCTTCGCACCT TGAAGATCTCCTTGGATCGGGTGCAGCAAACCTGGGAGAAGACCGGCAGACCGTCGGACGTGAAGAAGCTGGCCGACCACTACGGGGTCTTCAGGGACCTCTTTCCAATGGCGTATTTTCTACCTCAGGTCACCCTGCGCGTCAGCTACAGCCAGGGCGCTGATGGCCAAGTGCATCATGGGAATCAGCTGACACCTGCTGAG GCAGCGTCCGCCCCCCGGATCAGCTACGAGGCAGAGGAGGGCTCCCTGTGGACGCTCCTGCTCACCTCTCCAG atgAGCATCTTCAAGATAACGAGGCAGAGTACCTCCACTGGCTCGT GGGGAACATTCCAGGCGGAGACGTGCGGGCCGGAGAGGAGCTGTGTCACTACCTGCCGCCCTTCCCTGCCAGAGGAACGGGCTTCCACCGCTACGTTTACATCCTCTTCAAGCAGGAGAAACCCATCAGCTTCCAGGAGGACGTCCGCCCGGCGCCGTG CCACTCCCTGGTCGATCGCACCTTTAAGACGATAGATTTCTACAGAAAGCATCAGGACGACATGACGCCTGCAGGCCTGGCCTTCTTCCAGTCCCAGTGGGATGAATCTGTTACCAGCACCTTCCACGACACACTCG GCATGAAGGAGCCGGTGTACGAGTTCATCAGACCTCCGGTCTACCACCCTCCACaagtcaggtttcctcacaaGAAGCCCCTACGCTACCTGGATCGCTACAGAGATGGGAAGAAGCACACTTATGGCATATACTGA